The following coding sequences lie in one Glycine max cultivar Williams 82 chromosome 19, Glycine_max_v4.0, whole genome shotgun sequence genomic window:
- the LOC100778499 gene encoding heavy metal-associated isoprenylated plant protein 21 yields MGALDYLSNFCTVTSTRTKQKAMQTTEIKVRMDCNGCERRVRNAVSSIKGVKSVEVNRKESRVVMRGYVDPKKVLKRVRSTGKVRAQFWPYVEQHLV; encoded by the exons ATGGGTGCACTAGATTACCTCTCCAACTTTTGCACTGTAACCAGCACTAGGACCAAGCAGAAAGCAATGCAG ACAACAGAGATAAAAGTGAGAATGGACTGCAATGGTTGCGAAAGAAGAGTGAGAAATGCAGTGAGTTCAATAAAAGGAGTGAAATCTGTGGAGGTGAACAGAAAGGAGAGCAGGGTGGTAATGAGAGGATATGTGGATCCAAAGAAGGTGCTGAAGAGGGTAAGGAGCACAGGGAAAGTAAGAGCTCAGTTTTGGCCATATGTTGAACAACATCTGGTCTAG
- the LOC102670436 gene encoding uncharacterized protein — protein MSNHKSTESAIKNLEIQVGQLAKQLAENSFGSFGANTKKNPNEKCKVVMTRGKKATMVEDEMRNGDEQEKDKEQHFARFLDIFKKFEITIPFGEALQQMPLYYKFLKDMLTRKSKYIHNDNIVVEGNCSAVIQRILPPKYKDPGSVTILYSIGPMSVGKALIDLGASINLMSLSICKRIGKLEIMPTRMTLQLADRSITRPYGVIEDILVKVRQFTFPADFVVMDIEEDVEIPLILGCPFMLTANCVVDMGKGNLEMGIDDQKITFKLFDAAKHSIDQDICSKMDELKNEMVLMARAKLAPNP, from the exons ATGTCTAATCACAAGAGCACAGAGTCTGCCATTAAGAACCTGGAGATTCAAGTAGGACAGCTAGCCAAGCAATTAGCTGAGAATTCTTTTGGAAGTTTCGGAGCCAATACTAAGAAAAATCCTAATGAAAAATGCAAAGTTGTCATGACTAGAGGCAAGAAGGCAACCATGGTGGAAGATGAAATGAGGAATGGTGATGAGCAAGA GAAAGACAAGGAACAACACTTTGCTCgttttcttgatatcttcaagaaatttgAGATAACTATCCCTTTTGGAGAAGCCTTAcaacagatgccactctactatAAGTTTCTGAAGGATATGCTGACCAGGAAGAGCAAATACATCCATAATGATAATATTGTAGTGGAAGGAAACTGCAGTGCTGTTATCCAAAGAATCCTTCCACCCAAATATAAGGATCCAGGGAGTGTTACAATCCTTTACTCTATTGGTCCGATGTCAGTCGGTAAAGCCCTCATTGACTTAGGGGCAAGTATAAATTTGATGTCTCTCTCCATATGCAAAAGAATTGGAAAGTTGGAAATTATGCCAACAAGAATGACATTGCAGCTGGCAGATCGCTCCATTACAAGGCCTTATGGCGTGATTGAAGATATTTTGGTCAAGGTGCGGCAATTTACCTTCCCTGCGGACTTTGTTGTCATGGATATTGAGGAGGATGTTGAAATCCCTCTGATTTTGGGTTGTCCCTTCATGCTAACCGCCAATTGTGTGGTGGATATGGGGAAAGGTAACTTGGAAATGGGTATAGATGATCAGAAGATCACATTCAAACTGTTTGATGCAGCAAAGCACTCAATTGACCAGGATATCTGCTCCAAGATGGATGAGCTTAAGAATGAGATGGTTCTGATGGCCCGAGCCAAGCTTGCTCCAAACCCATGA